In Panacibacter microcysteis, the genomic stretch CATGGCAGGAGGTAGGTTCGGGCATTTTACGCGTCACCTTTAATTACCAGCATAAAAATGTTTCTGCATTTTTCGATGCCGATGGTGATGTTATTGCTACCAGCACCTTTGTATCAGAAGAGCATTTGCCGCTGCCGGTTTTAAAAGCGGTGAATGAGAAATACAGTGATTTTAAAAAGACAGAGATCGTTGAATACACGATGGACAATGAAACAAAATACCTTATTACCATTGTAAATGGCAATGAAAATATGGTATTAAAAGTAGGCGGGAACGGATCAATTGAAGTGTATAAAAGGTAGGGTAATTTTTCAGGAAATGGGTGAATGCAAAAAGGCCGGCGTTGCCGGCTTTTTTGCGTGCAATGTGTGGAAAAATTTACATATTATAAATAAAAATTTTATAAATATGATCTGTTTTATATTAAGGAGATTATAATTTTACCGGCAGATAAAAAGGCATAACTTTTGTCTATGGTTCTAATGTCAAACACGAAAACACCATGGAAAATATCCTGATAATTGATGATGAAGAAGATGTGCTTTTATCCTTAGGACGACTGCTTGAAAATAATGGTTATAATGTAACAACGCTCTCCAGGCCAGAAGCAGCCATCAATATGGTCAATGTGCTTATGCCCGATATTATTTTGTTAGACATTAAACTGGCTGAGTTGGACGGCAGGGATATTTGCATGCAGCTAAAGTCTACCACCAGAACGAAGCGGACAAAAATCATTCTTATCTCGGGTCTTGTTGTTTCTAAAGAAGAATATGTTGGCTACGGCGCGGATGATTTTATAGAAAAACCCATTAATTTCTCTGTCCTGTTGAAAAAGATCAAACTCTTTCTGTCAGATAAGGTTAACGCATAGTAAGCCTTTTTTTTGCAAGATTGCATTACGTCATCACCAGTAGTCAATTCATCAGATATTG encodes the following:
- a CDS encoding response regulator, whose amino-acid sequence is MENILIIDDEEDVLLSLGRLLENNGYNVTTLSRPEAAINMVNVLMPDIILLDIKLAELDGRDICMQLKSTTRTKRTKIILISGLVVSKEEYVGYGADDFIEKPINFSVLLKKIKLFLSDKVNA